The sequence GCAGCCTGAGCACGAACCGCACGGCGAGTACGGTCTTGCCCGCCCCGGGCTCGCCCAGGACGACCAGGCGGCGGGACGGCAGCGCCATGAACATCTCAACGATCCGGTCCAGCCCCTGGTCACCGTCGCGCGGCTCGGGCAGCGCGGCCCCGGGCCGCGACCGGCCGGCGAGCTGCGGGCCGACGCGCGACCAGTGGACGTCCAGCGGCTCGGGGTCGTACAGCCCTCGCAGCCGCGCCTCCTCCCGCCACTGGCGTTCCACCGCCTCGGCGAGTTCGTCGGCCGCCCGCTGCCGTCGGTCGGAGGCGGTGCCGGTGTCCGTCTGCTCGCGCAGCAGCTCCGTCAGGAACGCGCCGACCGAGACGAGCGCCGAGACCGCCGAGATCCACATCGACGTCCGGTCGGGACCCCCGCCGCCCGCCAGCGCGACGACCAGCGCGAGCAGCGCCGCGGCGCCCATGCCCAGCCCGAACCGCCGCCGCAACCGTGCCTCCCGCATGACCCGCCCCCGTCCGCCCCGGTCCTCCCAGGGGTGAACGAGGCGACAGGTGTCCGCGTACCGGCGTACCGGCCGCCGGGGGCGGGCGCACGGAAGCATGACGGGAGCACATGCCAGAGCTCGGCATCCAGCACCGGCAACCTCTGAACGGCCCCCCACGTGCCGCGGCAACCTTTCGCGCACAGGCGGCGACCAGCAACCGACCGGCTCCCTCCACCCCCACACGAACGGAAGCCGCCCGTGACTGTGAACCGCAGCAAGGCCCGCCCCCGCGTGCGCAGGACCGCCGTGGCCGTCGGCGTCCCGCTGGCCCTGGTCGCCTCCACCGCCAACACGGCGAGTGCCACGACCGCCGCCGCCGCGGCCACCACCCTCACCGTCGCCAAGGACGGCAGCGGCATGTACTCGACCGTCCAGGCCGCCGTGAACGCCGTCCCCGCGAACAACGCCTCGCGCGTGGTGATCTCCGTCAAGCCGGGCACGTACCGCGAGCTCGTCAAGGTGCCGTCCAACAAGCCGCACGTGACCGTCCAGGGCACCGGCGGCAGCCGCCGCGACACCGTCATCGTCCACAACAACGCGGCCGGGACGGCCAAGCCCGGCGGCGGTACGTACGGGACCAGCGGCAGTGCCACCGTCGCCGTCGAGGCCGACGACTTCCAGGCCCGCAACCTCACGCTCGCCAACGACTTCGACGAGGGCGCCAACCAGGGCCTCAGCGGTCACCAGGCCGTGGCCCTGCGCACCGCCGCCGACCAGGTCTTCCTCGACGGCGTCATCGTCGAGGGCGACCAGGACACCCTGCTCCTGGACACCGCCGCCAAGGAGAAGCTCGGCCGCGTCTACGTCCGCAACTCCTACGTCGTCGGCAACGTCGACTTCATCTTCGGCCGCGCGACCGCGGTGATCGACCAGTCCGTGATCACCCTGAAGAAACGCTGGGACGGCAGCTCGGCCGGTTACATCACGGCCCCCAGCACGGCCGCCGACCGCAAGGGCATCCTCATCAACCGCTCGGTCGTGAACGGCGACGTGTCCGCCGGGACCTTCCACCTCGGCCGCAACTGGCACGCGGGCGGCGACGCGACCCTCGACCCGCAGACCACCGTCCGCGAGTCCACGCTCAGCGCCGCCGTGCGGTCCACCCCGTGGGTGGACATGGGCGGCTTCTCCTGGAAGGACGACCGTTTCGCGGAGTACCGGAACACCGGCCCCGGCTCGGGCGCCGCGAGTGCCGACCGTCCCCAGCTGACCGACGCCCAGGCCGCCGGCCAGGAGGTCGCGGACTGGCTGGCCGGCTGGACGCCGACCGCCTCCTGACCCACGGGCCCGCTGCCTACGGGCTGGGCTGCAGCGGCCGCGTGGTCGTCTCCGCGTCCCCGGCCGCCTGCACGTCCGTCGGGAGCGGGCCCGCGAGCCGCGCGTACGTCCCTCCGCGTGCGAGCAGTTCCTCGTGCGTGCCCTGCTCCACCAGACGTCCGCCGTCCACGACGAGGATCCGGTCGGCGTCCGGCGCGAGCGTCAGATCATGGGTGATCATCACGGTCGTACGGCCGGACACCAGGCGCCGCAGCGGCTGTACGACCCGGCGGGCGGCGAGCGCGTCGAGCCCGGTGGTCGGTTCGTCGAGTACGAGGACGGGGGCGGCCCGGAGCATCGCGCGGGCGATGGCCACCCGCTGGAGCTGCCCGCCGGACAGCACGGCCGTGCCGGGCGTGATCAGCGTCTCGTACCCGTGGGGCAGCGCACGGACGAACTCGTGGGCGTCAGCTTCGCGCGCGGCCCGTTCGATCTCCTCGTCCGTCGCGTCCGGCCGCCCGCAGGCGATGTTCTCGCGGATCGTGCCGTGCAGGACGAGGGTCTCCTGGGGCAGCAGGGCGACGTTCTCGCGCAGGAACTCAAGGGGTACGTCCGCGAGCGGGACGCCGTCCAGGCGGATCACGCCCGCCGAGGGGTCGTAGAAGCGGGTCAGGAGCTTGGCGAGGGTGGACTTTCCGGCCCCGCTCGGCCCGGTGACCAGGACGAACTCGCCCGGCCGCGCGGTGAACGTCACCTCGTGCAGGCAGTCGCGCTCCGCGCCCGGGTAGCGGAAGGACGCGTCGTGGAAGGAGACCCAGCCCTGTACGGGCCACGCCCCGACCGGTTCGGCCGGGTCGGTGACGGCGGGCTCGGTGTCCAGGATCTCCTGGAGGCGCCGCGCTCCGGCGGTCGCGGCCGTCAGGGTCAGACCCAGTTGGCCGAGGTCGCGGATCGGCGGGTAGAGGTAGCCGAGGAAGGCGGCGAAGGCGAGCAACTGGCCCAGGGACATGCGGCCCTGCGCGATCTCCCAGGCGCCGAGCCCGATCACCGTGAGCACGCAGAGCGTCTCGACGACCTCGACGAACTGCTCGTACATCTCGCTCGCGCGGGCTCCGCGCACACTGGCCCGCAGCCAGGCGCGCGCCTCGCGGTCGAGCCGCTGCTCCTCCGCCCCGCGCCGGTTGTACGCCTGGGTGAGCACGATGTTGCCGAGGGACTCCTCGACGACCGAGGTGATCGCGCCGTCGGCGGTCCGCTCGTCCTGGGCTGCCGTCCTGACGCGGCCGGCGAAGCGGCGGGCCGCGACGAGGAAGAGGGGCGCGAGGAGGAAGGTGACCAGGGCGAGGTCCCAGCGCAGCCAGAGGGCCGCGACCGAATAGAAGACCGCCGAGAACACGGCGGAGACCGCTCCCACCGCGCCCGAGACCACCATCTGTTCGATGGCCTCGACGTCGCCGGTGAGCCGTTCCACCAGGTCGCCCCGGCGGTATTTCTGGAAGAAGTGCGGGGGCAGGTCCTGGACGTGGCGGAAGACGCCCGCGCGCAGCCGCAGCACGAATCCCTCGGCCGTGACGACGGCGAGGGAGTTGCCGAGGTAGCCGACGACCGCGCCGAGCACGGCCACCGCCAGCCAGGCACCGGCCGGACCCCAGAACGCGGCGAGCGAACCGGCCTTGAGCGCGTGGTCGGTGAGTTCCGCGAAGAGCAGGATGGAGGCCGTCTCCGCGAGCGCGGAAACGATCACGAAAGCGATGATCAGCAACAGCCGTCCGCGGTCGCCGCGCGTCAGCGGCCAGAAACGTGCGAATGCCTCCCGTACTTCCCGCATGGCGCTCAATTCCCTTTCCGTACCTGGGTCCTGCCCTGTACTGTCCCGCCCGGTTCTTTTCCATTTTCCGGGTCCGGGAAATGGCCGAGGCGGGGTCCCCGGATCGAATCCGGGGACCCCGCCTCGTGGCGTCGCCTACTTGTTGCCGACCGGGCGGCGGTTCTGCTGCTGCTTGGCGGCACGCTTCGGCGCGTGCTTCGCGGCCTGCTTCTTGGCGGCCGGGGCGGGCTTGCGGGACTTCTTGACCGGGGTGACCTTGTGGAAGCTCATGGGAATTCCTCTTTCTCTGTGATTGCTCTCTTGCGGTGGTTCCCTTTGCCGTAAGCCCTGTTCGGCTTCGACATGGAAAACACTACGGGAGCACGGGGACGGAAATCGCCAAATCCGCTGAGACCTCGATGAATTGCACCTGAGACGGTTTTCAGACGGAGGCGGGAACCACTTCCCTATTCACACAGAATTTATTACGCCGCTCATCCGGGGCTTATGTGTCCGCCGGTGCCCCGACGGCGAGTCCGGTGCCCGTCACCCGCACCCTGATCCCGTCCTTGTGGACGCGCACGTCCCGCAGCCGCAGATCGCCCTGGGGCGGCTTCGGCAGCCGGAAGCCGATGGAGAGGCGGTCGACGAGGGCCGGCCTGGTGAGGCGGGAGAGGCCGTCGAGGAGGGCCGGGTCGAAGCCGAGCCGCTTGAGGATCCCGGGGTTGTCCACGGCGAGGTCGATGAGGTTGACCTTCATGAGCTTGCGGACGAACCGCGGGGAGCCGGTGAACTCGGCGAAGTCGTTGTCGTCGCGCAGCGCCGCCCGCACCGCGCTGTCCGGCACGCCGAAGCGCTCGGCGATCGCCGGCACGGACAGCAGTTCCTTCGCCTTGCGCTTCTCCTTCGCGAGGCGGGCGGCGGACGCGCGGGTCAGGTGCAGGCCCTCGGACCTGCGGGTGCCGGGCCGGAAGGTGGCCAGGTCGCCGATGTCCAGGCGCATACCGCCGACCTCGGTCGAGATGCCGCGCTCGCCGTCCCGCCGGATCCGCGCGTCGGCCCGCAGCCGCAGATCGTGCCCGGCGACGGGCAGCGTGCCGCGCGCCCGCACCTCGTCGCCGTCGTGACCGGTGAACGTGACCTGTGACGCGCCCAGTTCACGGTTGAGGTCGTCGAAGGACAGCAGCACCTCGCCGTCGAGCGAGGGGATCCGCGCGCCGCGCGGCGAGGTCGGGCCGCCGTCGAGCCGGATGCCGGTGGCCGTGGCCGAGACCTTCGCCAGGGAGATCCGGTCCGCCGCCACGTCCGGGACGGTGACCGAGACGGAGTCGAGCCGCCGGTCGAGGACCTGGGTGACGAAGGGGAAGCCGTCGATCTCGACCTCGGGGGACGCGCGCAGGTCCAGCTGGTCCCGGACCTTCTCGGCCGCCGTGCGCTCCGCGTACAGGAGCGCCCAGCGGTCACCGAGGGCAAGGAAGGCGGCGAGGACGAGGACCGCGACGACGGCCTTCGCGGCCAGGGGCAGTGCGGCAAGGGGTCGTACGGAGAGGGGAGTTCGGCCACGGCCTCGACGCTGACGGCGGCGGCCGGTCCGGGCCCCGCGTCGACCGCCGGAGTCCTTGCGGTGGTTGGGGGGTGCCCACTCCGCCTCCGCCTCCTCCTCCGGTTCTTCGGCGGACGCGGGCTCCTCGTCGTGGAGGAAGTCCTCAAGGGGTCCGTTGTCGAAGGGTCCGTCGTCGAGGGCGGCGAGATCCTCGTACGGGTTCGGAGGGGCATGCGCCGCTATGGGGTGGGGGGTACGCATCGCCTGATTCGACCATGCGTACCAACCCCACCCGCAACTTCTGCCTGCGGTTCGCGATCTATCTCACGGCCGGGCTACTGGACGACGGTGATCCGGTTCGCCGCGGGCGGCGCGATCGGGTCCGACGCCGAGGAGTTGGCCAGCAGGTACGTCTCCAGGGCCGCGAGGTCGTCGTCGCCCACCAGGTCGTTCGTGCCCTGGCCCAGCGTGGTGAAGCCGTCGCCGCCGCCCGCGAGGAAGCTGTTCGTCGCGACGCGGTAGGTGGCGGCCGGATCGATCGCGGCGCCGTTCAGCAGAATCGAGTCGGTGACGACCCGGTCGGCGCCGCTCTTCGTCAGGTCGAGCGTGTAGGTGAGACCCGACGAGATCTGCAGCACCTTCGGCGAGGCCGCGTTCGTACCGCTGACCTGCTCCTTGAGTACCTGGACGACCTGGGCACCGGTGAAGCTCTGCAGGTTCACGGTGTTGGCGAACGGCTGGACGGTGAAGCCCTCGGCGTAGGTCACCACGCCGTCGCCCTCGGTGCCCTTGGACGCGTAGGTGAGGGGAGCCCGGATACCGCCCGGGTTCATCAGCGCGAGGTCGGTCTCGGGGTCCAGCTCCTTGCCGTACGCGAGCTGCGCGTCGGCGATCAGGTCGCCGATCGGGGACTCCGTGCCGACGTTGGAGATGTCACCGGAGATGTATCCGATGGGCTTGTTGCCGATCGGCGCCGCGAGGGTGTTCCACTTGGTGATCAGCTCGGTCATGTCCGGGGCCTTGGCCACGTCACGCGTCACCACGTGGTTCGCGGAGGCGACGGCGGTCCGGGCGATGTCCCCGGTCCGGCGGTCGTACGTCAGCGTCGTGTCGGTGTAGAGCCGCCCGAAGGACGCCGCCGAGGTGACCGTACGGGGCTTGCCCGACGGGTCGTCGATCGTGCACGCGTACGCGGCGTGCGTGTGGCCGGTGACCAGCGCGTCGACCTTCGGCGTGACGTTCTTCGCGATGTCCACGATGGGGCCGGATATGCCGTCGCCGCCACCGGGCGAGTCGCAGTCGTAGTTGTACGCCGCCGAGGCCGGGAGCCCGCCCTCGTGGATCAGCGCGACGACCGACTTGACGCCCTGCTTCTCCAGCTCCTTGGCGTACTTGTTGATCGTCTCGACCTCGTCCTTGAACTTGAGGCCCTTCACACCCTCGGCGGAGACGACACCCGGGGTGTCCTCCAGCGTGACGCCGATGAAGCCGACCTTGACGCCGTTCTTCTTCCACACCCAGTAGGGCTTGAGGATCGGCTTCTTCGTCTTCTCGTCGAGGACGTTCGCCGCGAGATACGGGAAGTCGGCGCCCTTGAACTTCCTGCCCGCCACGTAACAGCCGTCCGTGGGGTGGCAGCCGCCGTTCTGCAGGCGGCCCAGTTCCTTGGCGCCCTCGTCGAACTCGTGGTTGCCGACGCTCGTCACATCGAGGTCGAGCTTGTTCAGCGCCTCGATGGTGGGCTCGTCGTGGAAGAGCCCGGAGATCAGCGGCGAGGCGCCGACCATGTCACCGCCCGCCGCGGTGACCGAGTACTTGTTGCCCTGGCGGGCCTGGCGCAGATGCGTCGCCAGGTACTCGACACCGCCCGAGTCGATCGTCCTGGTGGTGCCGTCGGGCTGGATCTCGGTGACCCGGCCGGAGGAGCCGGACGGCGGCTCCAGGTTGCCGTGCAGGTCGTTGAAGGACAGCAGCTGGACGTCCTGGTAGCGGGACGGGCTCTGGTGTCCGTGCTTCTTCGCCGACTCGCCCGCGGACGCGGACGCCGACGACGGAAGCGCCGCGACCAGCGCGCCGATGGTGGCGACGCCCGCGACGCCCGCGAGGAGGCGGGTGGTGCGGCGTCTTGGGCGGTACGGCTGAGGTGTGGCTGACATGTGCCCCCCTGTGGGTCGGCTGATATGTGGGCCCCGTCCCGGCGCAGCCTAGAGTCAACGCGCGTAGCGCGACAGGGGGTTCGGGGTTACGGACTGGTTGCCACGAGGGGTTTTTCGCCACGAACCGGACAGCTCGCGCACCTGCCGCGCACTGACGTCCCACGGGCCCCGCACTCCCCCTGATGTCTCTTGCGGGCCACTTCGCCATGAACCGGACACGCCGTACCCTCGTACCCATGACCAGCGACGACACCGCACCGGCTGCCCGCAAGCTCTCGGCCTCGCTCGGCCAGGGCGGCATTCCCACGGCCCGCTCCATCGACGTCCTCACCACGCTGAGCCCGGAGCGGACCGAGGCCGTGCTGGCGCTCCTGGCGGAGGCCGCCCGGACCGACGGACAGCAGGCCGTCTCCGAGCAGGGCCGGCTGCATCTGCGCGGCGCCGCACGGGACGGAATCCGCCATCTGCTGCTGAGCTCCGAGGACCGGCTCGTCGGGTACGCGCAGCTGGAGGACACCGACCCCGTCGAGGCGCCCGCCGCCGAGCTGGTCGTCCACCCGGCGCACCGCGGTCACGGGCACGGCCGGGCGCTGGGCAGCGCGTTGCTCGCCGAGTCCGGCAAGCGGCTGCGGGTGTGGGCCCACGGCGGGCATTCGGCGGCCCGTCATCTCGCCCAGGTCCTCGGTCTCGCCCTCTTTCGCGAACTGCGCCAGATGCGGCGGCCCCTGACCGGCCTCGACCTGCCCGAGCCGGCGTTTCCCGACGGGGTGCGGGTGCGGACGTTCGTGCCCGGCGAGGACGACGCGGCCTGGCTCGCCGCGAACGCCGCCGCCTTCGCGCACCATCCCGAGCAGGGGTCGCTCGGGCAGCAGGACCTAGACGCGCGCAAGGCCGAGCCGTGGTTCGATCCGGCCGGGTTCTTCCTCGCCTTCCGCGGCGACGAACTGGTCGGGTTCCACTGGACGAAGGTCCACGAGGCCGAAGGGCTCGGCGAGGTGTACGTCGTCGGGGTGCGGCCCGACGCACAGGGGGGTGGCCTGGGGAAGGCCCTCACCACGGTCGGTCTCCGGCATCTGGCGGGTTCGGGCGTGCCTGATGCCATGTTGTACGTGGATGCCGACAACTTGGCCGCGGTGGCCGTGTACGAGCGGCTCGGGTTCGTCGTGCACGAGACGGATCTCATGTACCGGACCGAGTCCTGACCCTTTTCCTGGCCGGACGGGGCGG is a genomic window of Streptomyces sp. NBC_00414 containing:
- a CDS encoding ABC transporter ATP-binding protein; translated protein: MREVREAFARFWPLTRGDRGRLLLIIAFVIVSALAETASILLFAELTDHALKAGSLAAFWGPAGAWLAVAVLGAVVGYLGNSLAVVTAEGFVLRLRAGVFRHVQDLPPHFFQKYRRGDLVERLTGDVEAIEQMVVSGAVGAVSAVFSAVFYSVAALWLRWDLALVTFLLAPLFLVAARRFAGRVRTAAQDERTADGAITSVVEESLGNIVLTQAYNRRGAEEQRLDREARAWLRASVRGARASEMYEQFVEVVETLCVLTVIGLGAWEIAQGRMSLGQLLAFAAFLGYLYPPIRDLGQLGLTLTAATAGARRLQEILDTEPAVTDPAEPVGAWPVQGWVSFHDASFRYPGAERDCLHEVTFTARPGEFVLVTGPSGAGKSTLAKLLTRFYDPSAGVIRLDGVPLADVPLEFLRENVALLPQETLVLHGTIRENIACGRPDATDEEIERAAREADAHEFVRALPHGYETLITPGTAVLSGGQLQRVAIARAMLRAAPVLVLDEPTTGLDALAARRVVQPLRRLVSGRTTVMITHDLTLAPDADRILVVDGGRLVEQGTHEELLARGGTYARLAGPLPTDVQAAGDAETTTRPLQPSP
- a CDS encoding LmeA family phospholipid-binding protein, whose protein sequence is MRTPHPIAAHAPPNPYEDLAALDDGPFDNGPLEDFLHDEEPASAEEPEEEAEAEWAPPNHRKDSGGRRGARTGRRRQRRGRGRTPLSVRPLAALPLAAKAVVAVLVLAAFLALGDRWALLYAERTAAEKVRDQLDLRASPEVEIDGFPFVTQVLDRRLDSVSVTVPDVAADRISLAKVSATATGIRLDGGPTSPRGARIPSLDGEVLLSFDDLNRELGASQVTFTGHDGDEVRARGTLPVAGHDLRLRADARIRRDGERGISTEVGGMRLDIGDLATFRPGTRRSEGLHLTRASAARLAKEKRKAKELLSVPAIAERFGVPDSAVRAALRDDNDFAEFTGSPRFVRKLMKVNLIDLAVDNPGILKRLGFDPALLDGLSRLTRPALVDRLSIGFRLPKPPQGDLRLRDVRVHKDGIRVRVTGTGLAVGAPADT
- a CDS encoding bifunctional metallophosphatase/5'-nucleotidase, translated to MSATPQPYRPRRRTTRLLAGVAGVATIGALVAALPSSASASAGESAKKHGHQSPSRYQDVQLLSFNDLHGNLEPPSGSSGRVTEIQPDGTTRTIDSGGVEYLATHLRQARQGNKYSVTAAGGDMVGASPLISGLFHDEPTIEALNKLDLDVTSVGNHEFDEGAKELGRLQNGGCHPTDGCYVAGRKFKGADFPYLAANVLDEKTKKPILKPYWVWKKNGVKVGFIGVTLEDTPGVVSAEGVKGLKFKDEVETINKYAKELEKQGVKSVVALIHEGGLPASAAYNYDCDSPGGGDGISGPIVDIAKNVTPKVDALVTGHTHAAYACTIDDPSGKPRTVTSAASFGRLYTDTTLTYDRRTGDIARTAVASANHVVTRDVAKAPDMTELITKWNTLAAPIGNKPIGYISGDISNVGTESPIGDLIADAQLAYGKELDPETDLALMNPGGIRAPLTYASKGTEGDGVVTYAEGFTVQPFANTVNLQSFTGAQVVQVLKEQVSGTNAASPKVLQISSGLTYTLDLTKSGADRVVTDSILLNGAAIDPAATYRVATNSFLAGGGDGFTTLGQGTNDLVGDDDLAALETYLLANSSASDPIAPPAANRITVVQ
- the mshD gene encoding mycothiol synthase, whose product is MTSDDTAPAARKLSASLGQGGIPTARSIDVLTTLSPERTEAVLALLAEAARTDGQQAVSEQGRLHLRGAARDGIRHLLLSSEDRLVGYAQLEDTDPVEAPAAELVVHPAHRGHGHGRALGSALLAESGKRLRVWAHGGHSAARHLAQVLGLALFRELRQMRRPLTGLDLPEPAFPDGVRVRTFVPGEDDAAWLAANAAAFAHHPEQGSLGQQDLDARKAEPWFDPAGFFLAFRGDELVGFHWTKVHEAEGLGEVYVVGVRPDAQGGGLGKALTTVGLRHLAGSGVPDAMLYVDADNLAAVAVYERLGFVVHETDLMYRTES